A single window of Natronocella acetinitrilica DNA harbors:
- the recG gene encoding ATP-dependent DNA helicase RecG — translation MTAARDEGVALSQPLTQLRGVAARQAERLARLGLRTVMDLLFHLPLRYEDRTRLVPIGGLQPGQEALVRGHVDIAEVAPGRRRRLLCRISDGTGALTLVFFHFHPSQLKRLRQGVCLACYGEARRGAVGLEMVHPEHTIVASVEPADDETAQGLTPVYPSTEGLHQASLRGWIEQALLMAERGLHDVLQPHLDSDPLQPSLLQALKLVHAPPANVDREALIAGMHPAVQRLVLEELLAHHLSLRKLRLDARRGARAPVLRGTGRLVERFMARLDFSLTGAQQRVDGEVAADMASVAPMLRLVQGDVGSGKTVIAALAALRAVESGLQAAVMAPTELLAEQHFRNFRDWLAPLGIDVAWLSGKLKASVRREMLARVGDGRSGVVVGTHALFQEQVEFHRLGLVVVDEQHRFGVHQRLALREKGHSETAQPHQLIMTATPIPRTLAMTAYADLDVSVIDELPPGRTPVKTVAIPDTRRGDVVEAVAKACAEGRQAYWVCTLIEESDALQAQAAEDTAALLAEALPTLRVGLVHGRMKSADKESVMADFAAGDIKLLVATTVIEVGVNVPNASLMIIENPERLGLAQLHQLRGRVGRGSTASSCVLLYHPPLSETAQKRLGVLRRTGDGFEIARQDLEIRGPGELLGTRQTGAWALRVTDLVRDAALLPRVHAMADILLKREPLVAEALIRRWVGEAQRYGRV, via the coding sequence GTGACGGCTGCCCGCGACGAAGGCGTCGCACTGTCGCAGCCCCTGACTCAACTCCGCGGGGTTGCTGCCCGCCAGGCTGAACGTCTGGCGCGGCTCGGCCTGCGAACGGTCATGGATTTGCTGTTCCATTTGCCCCTGCGCTATGAGGACCGCACCCGCCTGGTTCCCATCGGCGGACTTCAGCCGGGCCAGGAAGCGCTGGTGCGTGGACATGTCGATATCGCCGAAGTGGCGCCCGGGAGGCGGCGTCGTCTGCTTTGTCGAATCAGTGATGGCACCGGCGCGCTGACGCTGGTGTTCTTCCATTTTCATCCGTCCCAGCTCAAGCGCCTGCGCCAGGGCGTTTGCCTCGCCTGCTATGGCGAGGCCCGCCGGGGCGCGGTCGGTTTGGAGATGGTCCATCCCGAGCACACCATCGTGGCATCTGTGGAGCCGGCAGACGACGAGACAGCCCAGGGGCTGACACCGGTGTATCCCTCCACCGAAGGCCTGCATCAGGCCAGTCTGCGTGGTTGGATCGAGCAGGCCCTGCTCATGGCTGAACGGGGGCTACACGATGTGCTGCAGCCCCACCTGGACAGTGATCCACTACAGCCATCGCTACTCCAGGCACTGAAACTGGTTCATGCGCCACCGGCGAATGTGGACCGCGAAGCGCTGATTGCCGGCATGCATCCAGCCGTGCAGCGCCTGGTTCTGGAAGAACTCCTCGCCCACCATCTATCACTGCGCAAATTGCGCCTGGATGCCCGCCGGGGCGCCCGCGCGCCGGTGTTGCGTGGAACCGGCCGGTTGGTGGAACGCTTCATGGCCCGGCTTGATTTCTCGCTGACCGGCGCCCAGCAGCGGGTCGATGGCGAGGTTGCCGCGGATATGGCCAGTGTGGCTCCCATGCTGCGCCTGGTACAGGGCGACGTGGGCTCGGGGAAGACCGTGATCGCCGCCCTGGCTGCACTGCGCGCGGTGGAGTCGGGCCTGCAGGCTGCGGTCATGGCACCCACGGAGCTTCTGGCGGAACAGCACTTTCGCAATTTTCGCGACTGGCTGGCACCCCTGGGCATCGATGTGGCGTGGCTCTCCGGCAAGCTCAAGGCGTCGGTGCGTCGGGAGATGCTGGCCCGGGTCGGCGACGGCAGGAGCGGAGTCGTGGTGGGCACCCATGCCTTGTTCCAGGAGCAGGTGGAGTTCCACCGTCTGGGGCTGGTGGTGGTGGATGAGCAGCATCGCTTCGGTGTCCACCAGCGCCTCGCCCTGCGCGAGAAAGGACACAGTGAGACCGCACAGCCGCATCAGCTCATCATGACGGCGACGCCGATCCCGCGAACCCTCGCCATGACCGCCTATGCCGACCTTGATGTATCCGTCATCGATGAACTGCCGCCGGGGCGCACACCGGTGAAAACCGTCGCCATCCCCGATACGCGCCGGGGTGACGTGGTGGAAGCTGTGGCCAAGGCCTGCGCCGAGGGGCGTCAGGCCTACTGGGTGTGCACCTTGATCGAGGAGTCCGACGCGCTGCAGGCGCAGGCGGCGGAGGATACCGCGGCGCTGCTTGCCGAGGCCCTGCCCACGCTGCGGGTCGGCCTGGTCCACGGTCGCATGAAATCCGCCGACAAGGAGTCGGTGATGGCGGACTTCGCAGCCGGGGATATCAAGCTGCTGGTGGCGACCACGGTGATCGAGGTGGGTGTGAATGTTCCAAATGCCAGTCTGATGATCATTGAAAACCCGGAGCGCCTCGGTCTGGCCCAGTTGCACCAGTTGCGTGGTCGAGTGGGGCGGGGTAGCACCGCCAGTTCCTGCGTCCTGCTTTACCATCCACCCCTGTCGGAAACAGCGCAGAAGCGTCTCGGCGTGCTGCGTCGAACCGGTGACGGCTTCGAGATCGCCCGCCAGGATCTGGAGATTCGTGGACCCGGCGAGTTGCTGGGAACCCGCCAGACTGGTGCCTGGGCCCTGCGAGTGACGGACCTGGTCCGTGACGCGGCCCTGCTGCCCCGCGTTCACGCCATGGCGGACATCCTGCTGAAGCGCGAGCCGCTGGTGGCCGAAGCACTGATTCGCCGATGGGTCGGCGAGGCGCAGCGCTACGGGCGTGTCTGA
- a CDS encoding high-potential iron-sulfur protein yields the protein MSEEKCSETRRRFLKTTALGVAAAPFASIVVHNRSALADMERLSESDEAAQAVAYVHDAADADDPAYEEGQICGNCALYSDQGDGWGGCSVFPDKLVAEEGWCNVWASAG from the coding sequence ATGTCTGAAGAGAAATGCAGTGAGACACGTCGCAGATTCCTGAAGACCACAGCGCTGGGTGTTGCGGCGGCACCCTTCGCCAGCATCGTTGTGCACAATCGCTCGGCCCTGGCCGACATGGAGCGCTTGAGCGAGAGTGACGAGGCGGCGCAGGCCGTGGCTTATGTCCACGACGCAGCCGATGCCGACGACCCGGCCTATGAGGAAGGCCAGATTTGCGGCAACTGTGCCCTTTACAGCGATCAGGGAGATGGCTGGGGCGGTTGCTCGGTCTTCCCGGACAAGCTGGTTGCCGAAGAAGGCTGGTGCAATGTCTGGGCCTCTGCCGGCTGA
- a CDS encoding GGDEF domain-containing protein, protein MRLGSKYLEFRHNAMLFVMAAVALVPFALGHLLNQRLDLALVVGLAAASFGLLAAYVLWTRSVGLANCLLMITGLVAILVAMQLQGIYAVYWAFPLILAIYLLFALVPAVVINVLALGLLLPVMVLQLPAAHSSRLLVTLALVSVFTYLFARNVQESHEALERLAEVDPLTGVANRLRLDETLQDCAERLARHGLPTSLLVLDVDHFKAINDQQGHVVGDRILAELGSILRARIRRIDHVFRYGGEEFVIVLSGTDLLRASGVAEDLRRRNAQRRFPDGVRLTVSIGVAELDRNESATAWLARADQALYAAKQGGRNRVCLADRPARASAS, encoded by the coding sequence GTGCGACTAGGCAGCAAGTACCTGGAGTTTCGCCATAACGCGATGCTGTTCGTGATGGCCGCAGTGGCCCTCGTCCCGTTCGCCCTTGGACACCTGCTCAATCAACGCCTCGATCTTGCTCTGGTCGTGGGTCTTGCCGCTGCGAGCTTTGGTCTGCTGGCCGCCTACGTGTTGTGGACGCGCTCGGTGGGGTTGGCCAACTGCCTGCTCATGATCACGGGACTGGTGGCCATACTCGTGGCCATGCAGTTGCAGGGCATCTACGCCGTGTACTGGGCCTTTCCGTTGATACTGGCCATCTATCTGCTGTTCGCCCTTGTGCCGGCCGTCGTGATCAACGTGCTGGCGTTGGGTCTGCTGCTGCCGGTCATGGTGCTGCAACTCCCTGCCGCCCACTCCTCCAGGCTGCTGGTGACCCTCGCACTGGTCAGCGTTTTCACCTACTTGTTTGCCCGCAACGTGCAGGAGAGCCATGAGGCCCTGGAGCGGCTTGCCGAGGTGGATCCGCTCACAGGGGTGGCCAACCGCCTGCGGCTTGACGAGACCTTGCAGGATTGTGCCGAACGACTTGCCCGCCACGGGCTGCCCACGTCGTTGCTGGTGCTGGATGTGGATCACTTCAAGGCCATCAACGATCAGCAGGGTCACGTGGTTGGTGACCGGATCCTGGCGGAACTCGGTTCCATCCTGCGGGCGCGGATCCGGCGCATCGATCACGTATTCCGCTACGGCGGCGAGGAGTTCGTCATTGTGCTGAGCGGCACCGATCTGCTCCGTGCGAGTGGTGTGGCCGAGGATCTGCGCCGCCGCAATGCGCAGCGGCGTTTTCCCGACGGTGTGCGCTTGACGGTTTCCATTGGCGTTGCGGAACTGGATCGCAACGAATCAGCCACCGCCTGGCTGGCCCGCGCGGATCAGGCGCTTTACGCAGCAAAGCAGGGTGGCCGTAACCGTGTCTGCCTCGCCGACCGCCCGGCCCGGGCATCCGCTAGCTGA
- a CDS encoding RidA family protein, translating into MRRESITTDKAPAAIGPYSQAVRVGDTVYLSGQIPLDPETMELVGGDIRKQVVQVFDNLEAVCQAAGGGLDDIVKLTIFLTDLGNFGLVNELMSERFQEPYPARAAIGVASLPKGAQVEMEAILVPGAR; encoded by the coding sequence ATGCGGCGTGAGAGCATCACTACAGACAAGGCCCCGGCGGCGATTGGCCCCTATTCACAGGCGGTGCGTGTCGGCGATACCGTCTACCTGTCGGGCCAGATCCCACTGGATCCCGAGACCATGGAGCTGGTTGGCGGGGATATACGCAAGCAGGTCGTACAGGTTTTCGACAACCTGGAGGCGGTTTGCCAGGCGGCCGGCGGCGGTCTGGACGACATCGTCAAGCTCACGATCTTTCTCACCGACCTGGGTAACTTCGGCCTTGTCAACGAGCTCATGTCCGAGCGTTTCCAGGAACCCTATCCCGCCCGGGCGGCCATTGGTGTCGCCAGTCTGCCCAAGGGTGCCCAGGTCGAAATGGAAGCGATTCTGGTGCCGGGCGCGCGTTGA